From the genome of Acipenser ruthenus chromosome 14, fAciRut3.2 maternal haplotype, whole genome shotgun sequence, one region includes:
- the LOC131697419 gene encoding uncharacterized protein LOC131697419: protein MSWQPQGQVAISCIHGDTATYPTLKVYLSVGPIKRHLVVGVAEKLPHPVILGRDWPQYKDLLKVSAASTTRVNTADSRGKEVIGTVFPFHAELFSPLFRPRKTRKERRKEKWEGASMRHGWGLAGEGSDGPKRQSKGVGTQCDRAGEVTGPSRAETAPAPVDIPDVWASSADLVWEQNNDPTLVHAWEQVRSIEGKDVDGIGALVYPHFVVEGHLLYRVNPAPGTGQPVKQLMVPPSCRPEVMRLAHDVPFAGHLGVDKTRDRILARFYWAGLYTEVAKYVATCPDCQRVAPGRVRPAPLVPLPIVSIPFERVAMDIVGPVLPSDSGYTHILVMVDYATRYPEAVPLRSTSATAIAKELSQIMARVGIPKEILTDHGTNFLSKTLQQVYKILKIRPIRTSVYHPQTDGLVERFNQTLKQMLRRFVSQEQKHWATLLPYLLFAVREVPQSSTGFSPFELLYGRQPRGILDLLREGWEEHKGSSKNVVQHVLLLRDRLDLIGRLAQDNLRSAQHRQQQHYNTNARIRTFRPGDKVMLLLPSLESKLCAKWQGPYEVIRAVGVVNYEIRQPDRRNKTEIYHVNLLKPWKAREVLFIAPGEVEDDLGPCIEAPSPSQISMGEQLLPDQQIELRKLIGKFGDVFSDVPGRTNLTKYAVITPPGVTVRERPYRIPESRRSGVQNEVRAMLELGVIEPSRSEWCSPIVIVAKKDGTNRFCVDFRKVNAIAKFDAYPMPRIDELLDRLGTARFISTLDLTKGYWQIPLTRDSCEKTAFSTPDGLFHFKTMPFGLHGAPAAFQRLMDEVLHPHREYAAAYIDDVVIYSSTWREHVIRLEAVLQSLRAARLTANLRKCAFAKLETQYLGFIMGNGRVKPVATKVQALVDAAVPKTKSQVRSLLGLAGYYRRFIPEYATVVNPLVDLTKKCAPNLIKWSEECQGAFETIKQKLCQAPALIAPDFSKRFLLHTDASEVGLGAVLSQKVNGVEHPILYISKKMLPRERNYSVVEKECLAIKWATHSLRYYLLGHSFDLVTDHAPLRWLSTMKDSNARITRWYLALQPYMYHMVHRAGKDHQNADYFSREGGVMGMVGLAECSFGSTLSGGICDKERMNSCFRSPFRPVRAVERRNRQSHGAQRHQPRRGALWQSRIGQRRLPTLPNGSGTERTKGGVARGSVPSGKSTNGTLGSETGGANPEVLRWSRPVLPQGKEEGRTIVLFCYFPSSLFLVRFCEVLFPPPPCSFCFVVAGLHIVVYPGSIIISIVAK, encoded by the exons atgtcgtggcagccacaaggccaggtggcgatctcctgtatccatggggatacggcgacataccccactctaaaagtatacttatcggtaggtccgataaagcgccacctagtagtgggggtggccgagaagttaccacacccagttattctgggtcgagactggccgcaatataaagatttactaaaagtatcggcagcctcgaccacacgtgtaaaCACGGCAGATTCCCGAGGAAAGGAAGTCATTGGTACCGTTTTTCCTTTCCACGCCGAACTGTTTTCTCCCCTTTTCCGTCCTAGGaaaacacgtaaggagagacggaaggaaaagtgggagGGCGCATCGATGAGACACGGCTGGGGACTGGCGGGGGAAGGttctgatggtcccaaacgccaatcgaagggggtggggacacagtgtgaccgggcgggcgaggttactggaccctcgagggcagagactgctccagcccccgtcgatatcccggacgtgtgggcctcaagcgcggacctagtgtgggagcaaaacaacgaccccacactggtgcacgcttgggaacaggtccggtctattgagggtaaggatgttgatggcattGGGGCGCTGGTATATCCTCATTTCGttgtagaggggcacttgctatatagagtaaaccccgccccgggcacaggacagcctgtcaaacagttgatggttcccccgtcctgtcgaccagaggtcatgaggctggcgcatgacgtcccctttgcaggacatcttggtgttgacaagacgagggacaggatactggctcgattttattgggcagggctctacaccgaggtggcgaaatatgtagctacctgcccggactgtcagagagtagcgccgggtcgagtgcgccccgcccctttggtcccactgcccattGTCTCCATtccctttgaacgcgttgcaatggacatagttgggccagtgctgccttctgattccgggtacacacacatattagtaatggtggattatgcgacgcggtacccggaagcagttccgctgcggtccactagtgccactgcaattgcgaaagagttaagtcagattatggctagagtagggatcccaaaagaaatattaactgatcatggaacgaactttttatcgaaaacgctacagcaagtgtataaaattctaaaaatacgtcccatcaggacatcggtttatcatccccaaacggatggactggtggaacgttttaaccaaactttgaagcaaatgttgagacggtttgtgagtcaggagcagaaacattgggctactcttcttccttatctcctcttcgcagtgagagaggtgcctcagagctcaacgggattttccccctttgagctgctgtatggccggcagccacggggcatcctcgacctgttgagagaaggttgggaagaacacaagggctcctctaaaaatgtagtgcagcatgtgctcctactgcgggatcgcctcgatttaattggtcgattggctcaagataatcttagatcggctcaacatcggcaacagcagcattacaatactaatgcacgaattcgaacctttcggccaggagataaagtaatgctgcttcttccgtcattggagtcgaaactgtgtgctaaatggcaggggccatatgaagtgatacgGGCTGTAGGagtagtgaattatgaaattagacagcccgatcgccgtaacaaaacagaaatttatcacgtcaatttattaaagccctggaaggcaagggaggtcttattcatagccccaggcgaggtggaggatgacttaggaccctgtatagaggcccctagccccagccagatttcaatgggggaacagttacttccagatcagcaaatagaattgcgtaagttgatcgggaaatttggggatgtgttttctgatgtgcccggcagaactaaccttaccaaatatgctgttattactccgccaggggtcactgttcgggagaggccctaccggatcccagaaagccggcggagtggcgtccagaacgaggtgagggcgatgcttgaacttggggtcattgagccttccagaagcgagtggtgcagtcccatcgttatagtggccaaaaaggacggcactaatcgcttctgtgttgattttcgaaaggtcaatgctatcgccaagttcgacgcctaccccatgcctcggatcgacgaactcctcgaccgactgggaacggccaggttcatctcaactctggacctgacgaagggatattggcagatccctttgacccgtgattcatgtgaaaaaactgcattttcaactccggatgggctgttccattttaaaaccatgccgtttgggctacatggtgcgcccgccgcctttcagagactgatggacgaggtgttacatccccatcgtgagtatgcagcagcgtatattgacgatgtggttatatatagctccacctggagagagcatgtaattcgacttgaagccgtccttcagtctctaagggctgcccggctgacagctaacctgaggaaatgtgcgtttgctaaattagaaacgcagtatttaggatttatcatgggaaatggACGGGTGAAACCTGTAGCCACcaaggtccaggctttggtggatgcAGCTGTCCCCAagaccaagtcccaggtgaggtcactattgggattggctggttattaccgccgctttatccccgagtatgccaccgtggtcaatcCCCTGGTGGACCTCACTAAGAAATGTGCGCCAAATTTAAtcaagtggtcagaagagtgtcagggggcgtttgagaccattaaacaaaaactatgccaggctcctgcgctgatagcaccagactttagcaagagattcctcctccataccgacgcgtcagaagttggtttgggggcggtcttgtcccagaaaGTTAACGGGGTGGAACACCCCATTCTctacatcagcaaaaaaatgcttcctcgggagcgcaactactcggttgtggagaaggagtgtttagccattaaatgggcaactcactccctcagatattacttactgggacattcatttgatctggtcacggaccacgccccactcagatggttaagcactatgaaggatagcaatgctcgaataactcggtggtatttggcattgcagccttatatgtatcatatggtGCATCGTgcggggaaagatcaccaaaacgcggattatttttcccgggaggggggagtaatggggatggtaggtttggccgagtgttccttcggctccactctgagcggtgggatatgtgacaaagagagaatgaattcttgttttagatctcccttccgaccggtgagggctgtggagaggaggaacaggcagagccacggtgcgcaacgtcatcaacccagacggggagcgctgtggcaatcgcgcattggtcaacggcgattgcccacgctgcccaatgggagcgggacggagcgtacaaaagggggcgtggcccggggctctgttccttctggcaag agcactaacgggacgctcggGAGCGAGACGGGAGGAGCGAACCCGGAAGTGCTACGCTGGTCCCGCCCTGTTTTACCTCAGGGGAAGGAGGAAGGACGgacgattgttttgttttgttattttccgtCCTCGTTGTTTTTGGTTCGTTTTTGTGAAGTTCTTTTTCCTCCCCCCCCCTGTTccttttgctttgtggttgccgggttacacatcgttgtgtatcccggctccattattatttctattgtggCCAAATAA